The genomic stretch attcaaaatgtaaacatttgactCCACTACCAGCATTTATAtgttgattgattgactgattgttgCATGCTGCATTAACAAAACACTTTTGTGGAATTTGTGGAATTCTCCGGGGCTTTGTTTGGGCCGGCCAGTAAGGCAGCTAAATAGCCAACTGACGGCCCATCAGAGGCCACGAGGCCTTTTAGGGTCCCTCCCGTTACACTGAAGGACCGTGACTAAATCCTGAAGGTGTCCACCTGGCCACTTAATGCCCCAGATCCCAACTGAACATCTATGGGGTGTGCCTGAACTCTCAACCCATGGGAATCAGAGGGTCTGCTTCAAAAGGTCCCATGCCCATCCCTCGAAGGGTCAGAGTCAAGTCTAATCCAGGGTGGAGCCTTAGTCTTCAAACTTGTTCCAGCACCTCCGACTGCTCCTAGATCGGATTAGCATCTGGGGAATTTGGGGGCCAGGTCGACATCTTGAGCGCTTTTTCACACTCCTGCGGCCATTCTTTGCAGTTTTGACTGTGTGACAGGAAGCGTTGTCTGCTAGAACGTGGTGTTCTTGGTCTGCCACTGTGTTTGGGTGGGTGTTGtgtgtcaagtggcatccacattAATGCCATGACCCAGGGTTTCCCAGCAGATCATACATGATAATGAGATGATTAAAAAGTTGCTGGATCATGAAACTGACCACTTGTCCAACACtaatgagaaaaataaacacagcacCAACCTGACATCTGTGATGATGACAAGATGTTCACAGTCTCCCTGGTGGCAGTAGAGATACGGGAAGCCCACTTTAACTGTCAGATCAGCGAATCGCGTGTCCTCCATCTTGCTCTGGCTGTAGGGCGGGAAGTTGCGGGCCTTCGCCCATTCAATGGTAGTCCTGTATCATAACACACAGCAGGCACATCATAGAAATGTCccttcaaatatatttttattcattttgaagtTATACATCACATTAAACTGAAGTAAATTTGTTTCTGGGAGTGTGATTTTTGAGTCATGTCCACAAAGAACTCTTTCCCAGCACATGTTTCAGAGCGTGAATGGAACTAATATTCAGCTCTAACTATTTCTAACTGTGGTCTCTGGTCTGTTTGCAAGAACGGTCATTTCAGTAATTGCCTAGATCTTCACCGGAGCCGGAATCACAAGGCATCCATTACAATCCTCTAAAACCAAGATGCCCTTGTTCATATTAGGAGTTGATTTCATAATCTGCAGTGTTAACAAATGCACCACAGTGATATCTAAGAATATATTCCCATTGAACTTTTGTGTGAAGAACTCTTGACCTGCCTCTACAGTGTAAAAACTGTGTACCGTCGTAATTGTAttgtaaaatgtttcaaatgaaaGCCACATGAAAAACTTACATGCTGATATCCTGACACTCTGGGAATCGCATGTCGTTATAGAAAACTCCTtcgaagaaaaagaaagctgaCTTGAAATGAtcctgaaacagaaaacatgaaacGACGACCTTACAAAACCACACGAAAGACACTTTTAATTGAATTCTGCAGTCACAGGAATCACACAGGAGGCCACTGTGTGGACCCAACACAGTGTTGACAAAGTGAACTCGACGTGTGCTCACTTTGCTGATGAAGTCCGGAGCCATGTCTGGGGTGCTGCTGAACTCGCCGCACACTTGCAAGTCGCTGACACAGCAGATGGCATCCCTGAGCTCGGCCAAGCTGTGGGAGCCCGTCATCAGCAGAGTCATGTGGGGTCTGATGTAACTAAACTGGGGGGGAAGGAAGGGCAATGTCAGCAGTGTGGAGAATAACAGTTAAGATAATAAATGCCTGGAAGAGATCGTCAGATTTGAAGGGCTTCTGGACCCCAGGCTCACCTTATCAATGATCGCGGGGTAGTAGACGTTGATGGTTAGAATGACCTCACCTTCAGGGATTATGTCAGTCACTGCATCTGGTTCCCTGCCGAAAGTTAAACGCTCCTGGAAACCACACAGAGAACGAAGCCCTATATTAAGACACACGAAAGGCTACACATGAACGACGCCATTTCAGCAATACTCAGATAGACCTACCAGTTCATCTGCATAGAGGCTGTGTCGGTTCTTGGTGAGTTTTAGAGAAGCTTTGTgatcttgtttcttttttctttgtctgttaaaaacaaatcacagagCATTTAATCTGGAAACACACTGTTCAGTCATCATTCAAGACAAATGATCAATTGTCacactggggaaaaaaatcatacatTAGTGTTTTCAGCGTTGGATCTTCCGGTACGACGTCTGGATCGGGCGTCTGATCCTCGGGATGGCAACGGAGCGAATCAACACttgaaaagcagaaacaaagtTGCGTACTTCAAAGTTTGCACAAGGTAACAACTGGCGAAAGTCAGCTTTTAACAGATAAAGTAGATTCTGAATCCAAAAAAATGCCAAGAGAACACTGGTTATGTCTTTACTCCAACAGTTTAATGCTGTTATTTATTGATTAGTTTATTTGCTAATTCTCTGTGGGCTACTGTTAAGTTAGGAACCTTATCTATCCATTACACTGGAGTCAAATTCTTAGTTTATGTAAAGAgccaatcacaatgtttgttgaCAATAACTTCCGGGTAGAAACCCCCTGACTCACGTAGCGTACACACAATTCTCTTTTGTTGTATTGTTATTACAAATGGTTTAGATGTCATTCAACTAAAATGCGCGTTTATTGTTTCCATATAATAACAACACGTTGACTCACGATAGGCTGGAGAGCTTATTCACCTGTTGGTccgcagaaataaagaaaatagcagattattttttttattattattttatttttaaagaaaacaacagcttGAGTTTAACGTTACCCCAAAACTAGCAGTGACGTTAGCTTGgacagtgtgttttattgagCTGTTATAAGTTTAATGTCGTGATGCTTTgtacacatttaaatgcagagacAGGGGAGGGAAAGAAGAAGCACTTTTATGCCCAGACACAGTTCACACTTCAATAGTTGGCAAACCGTCGGCTGAGCTCGGCTGGACGTAAAGTGTACGATGCTCTGACTACCTGCAGACGGATTTCAGGTCAGCCATCGTCTCCGCACTGATCCCCATGTCTTTGGCAAAGTTAGCGTCAAACGTGTCCTCGTCCTCCCGCTCGTAGGAGTAGCTGCTCGGCTTCAGCCTTTTCAGCCACTCGTTCCTAAAAGAGCCGATATGAAATGCTTTGGTGTTCACATCAGCGTATTCATAGTCTGGGATGTTTGCGTTGAGGTCTGTCGACTCCTTAGCCGCCGCCATTTTTTCATCTGTGACGACGCGGTGCGCGGTGGTtcatgggtaatgtagtttTTGCGACGAGTGGCAACAGGTTGGCGTTATTTCGGCCCTTTTCTCCTAATTTTACAGATTCAgtattaaaatatgtatttttttagaTATGGTTGTGCATATGCAATAAAATATACTATGATGGTTCCCTGATTTGTTTTCAGTAAACAATACActgtatcattttttttttttattctatacACATTTCTGTGCctgatttcattgtttttataatGTCTGTCTTGTGTTCTCGTCTGGGcaatgtgctatataaatacactTTCCTTGAGCTGCCTTACCTTACCTTAACTTACCTTACCTTACCTCTTGACTGAGCTGCCTTGTGGTTAAAATAGACTGTATAAGTTACATGGtttaagtaataataatactcATTGCCATGTGAAGAATGGGGGTCATAGTAATGCAATTTGTATGCAATCACCTTTaccttcagatttttttttacaagaaactAGAATTATCCTTGCAGTAGTATGCCCCCAATGCCAACCACTCACTTTATCTTCATATCTATCCAGACACATACGGGTCTGTATTTAAATGCAGTGGTTATGGCCTTTTTTGATGTATGGTGATTAATTTCTAATGAGAAACATGTTGTCTTAATTTAAGAGACTATATATAACAGAGGAGTACAGAGGACTGATAGAGCGCTCCATCACATGGTGCAACGACAACCACCTGAAGCTCAGTATCAGCAAAACCAAAGAGCTTGTGGCGGACTGTTGCCTTATCTGTACAAGTGAGTAAGTTCAttgagagagacaaaaaaaaaacagtcaaattccTTGTATGTGTTCACGTGGCCAATGAAGCTGATTCAAGCAGAACACATAGCTACAAATTAGAAGATGTGGACGCCTCACACACGTCTCAACTTCACAGCAGAAAAGATCTCACAGTCATCTCAGTTTCCAGGTGGGCACCCAAGATCAGTGACAGCAATTCAGTATCTCAGCAAATGTGAACCATGGGCACAATCTCCCCTTCTGCTCCTGTGTTATGGCATTGaatatttttacagttttgGGTATAACATGTCATCACTCaccctttcttttttccttttaaacatttgtgtgaAGTTTTGTCATAATTAACATATGAATTCTTGAGTTATAGCCCAAAGTGTgttttgtgatgcaaatgtGATGAAATTCCCTCCAGGTGTTCCTGGGATGCCATACGTTCATGAGAATGGGATGGACATGTGGTCATAGTGACGTTTAACCACTGAAATCGATTCAGTTCATCCTGAGTCCAAGTGGACATTTCCTTCAAGTGTTCCTGAGTGCTGCCCCAATACTGGAATTTCTAACTTTGAGACAGTTCCATGAAAAATACCGATATTCAATAGGATTTTCAAATCCTACAGGGACGTACTGACTCGACAATGAAGGCATGAaattatagattttttatgaaaaaaaaaatatgacaccAAGATACAACTTTTCATGGCTAGTAGTATATAACAGCAGAAATTATTGTTTGTCTTACCATTAAAACCTTCAAAAATAAggcttgtgtatgtgtgtgtgtgtgcacgcgcgtgtgtgtcaACTAGGTGTTGAGTAGAAAAGAGAATAAGAAAACaaatgggtggatggatggagagataATCTGAAAATATATTCCACCAACCAAGGCCATCACCAGTGTGGAcacataaaacattaataagtataatataataagtagtaaaaaaggacaaaaagatacaaaataaGTGTTCCTTACATTTCCTTTCATATTTGTCTGATGGTAAACTGCTCCATTTGCCTGTATAAGACTTTAACTAATCTTCCATCACCTCTTCAGATCCCTTTAATGACGACTATTCATTTAGAGAATAAAAGGCAGAATGACGCCTTAGAGCGTGAAGTGTGGGAAGTCAGAGAAATGACAAAACCGTGACTAATTTGTTAGTCAGGGATATTAAATGCATGCCGATTACTAGAAACAGTGGccaaaaaagttaaaagaaacAAGCATTGTGCTATCAAAGTTCAGTAAAGCGATCATTTATTACAGCTCTTGGAATTTAAGCAACACAATGTATTCACAGTTTGAAGTAATTTATGACGGTGACGCCTTTAACTACCCCGcccctctgtcttttcttccaACGGTGGAAAGTAATTAAGCATAATTATTGAAGTATTTGGGGAGTATTTGGTTTCCCAGCAGAATGttgcattgtaacaagatgatcaatgttattcacttccCCTGTTAGtcctttttaaaacttttgttGATCAGTGTATAAGATCTAGAGGGAGACTGAAACTTCTGCAAAATGAGTGAATTGTGATGCAGGAGCAGTTTGCAGGATCCTCTTGTAGTGACACTTTCCAACATAGCCACATTTGAGTCGGTTTGATGCGCGAAAATCTTCTTTAGTAAGAAAATACAATGAATTAATACAGATTAACTCAGTGGTGTCAAACCTTTTCGGCTTTTTACCTCTCACAAACACAGTTGTCTGGTTGGGAGCCCCCTTTTTAGATGTGTTAAATGGGAATGAGTTCCACTGAAATGagatttctaaaaaaaaaaaaaaaaaaaaaaaaaaagggaaaagaaaacgCAGGAAAACGATAAAAAATATGCatgaca from Sparus aurata chromosome 1, fSpaAur1.1, whole genome shotgun sequence encodes the following:
- the snapc3 gene encoding snRNA-activating protein complex subunit 3 isoform X2 — protein: MAAAKESTDLNANIPDYEYADVNTKAFHIGSFRNEWLKRLKPSSYSYEREDEDTFDANFAKDMGISAETMADLKSVCSVDSLRCHPEDQTPDPDVVPEDPTLKTLIQRKKKQDHKASLKLTKNRHSLYADELERLTFGREPDAVTDIIPEGEVILTINVYYPAIIDKFSYIRPHMTLLMTGSHSLAELRDAICCVSDLQVCGEFSSTPDMAPDFISKDHFKSAFFFFEGVFYNDMRFPECQDISMTTIEWAKARNFPPYSQSKMEDTRFADLTVKVGFPYLYCHQGDCEHLVIITDVSGRPRTPRSSRQRFLSHSQNCKEWPQECEKALKMSTWPPNSPDANPI
- the snapc3 gene encoding snRNA-activating protein complex subunit 3 isoform X1, which codes for MAAAKESTDLNANIPDYEYADVNTKAFHIGSFRNEWLKRLKPSSYSYEREDEDTFDANFAKDMGISAETMADLKSVCSVDSLRCHPEDQTPDPDVVPEDPTLKTLIQRKKKQDHKASLKLTKNRHSLYADELERLTFGREPDAVTDIIPEGEVILTINVYYPAIIDKFSYIRPHMTLLMTGSHSLAELRDAICCVSDLQVCGEFSSTPDMAPDFISKDHFKSAFFFFEGVFYNDMRFPECQDISMTTIEWAKARNFPPYSQSKMEDTRFADLTVKVGFPYLYCHQGDCEHLVIITDVRLAHKNDCLDKKLYPLLTHKHRVITKKCTVCHVFIGRWLTTNDPFAPSDPCLFCDKCFRMLHYDAEGIKLGDFLAYPYVDPGAFN